Proteins from a genomic interval of Clostridium scatologenes:
- a CDS encoding sugar porter family MFS transporter — protein sequence MKKKISPTLIYFFGAFGGFMFGYDIGIINGALPGIKATWHINPWLEGLITSGLFVGAMIGASLMASLADRFGRRKMIMWSAIVFAIGAIGSGISNSTSFLIGARIILGVAVGGASALVPMYMGEISPAETRGKLSGLNQLMITVGMLIAYGVNYAFANAFEGWRWMLGGAMIPAMVLLFGTFVLPESPRFLVRIGKKESALQVLQTLRSSEEAQIEYQEIINSKHSDSGSFKDLFGKTALPAVVAGCGLTLLQQIQGANTIFYYSSQILEKVFGSAIGGVISTVGIGVVFVLATIITLMIVDKFKRRSLFMSGSIGMGVCLLLVGLIYPSAEANHTWAMWTVFFFICLYVVFYAYSWAAVTWIVVGELFPSHVRGIATGIASTVNWFGNILVALFFPILLQTVGLSVIFFGFAAICIIGFLFAKYVLYETKGKSLEEIEMYLYNRSIGKVS from the coding sequence ATGAAGAAAAAAATATCTCCAACATTAATTTACTTTTTTGGAGCTTTTGGAGGATTTATGTTTGGGTATGATATCGGAATAATTAACGGTGCTTTACCTGGAATTAAGGCAACATGGCATATTAATCCATGGTTAGAAGGGTTAATTACTTCTGGATTGTTTGTAGGAGCTATGATTGGTGCGTCACTAATGGCTTCATTAGCAGATCGCTTTGGTCGCCGTAAGATGATTATGTGGAGTGCTATTGTATTTGCAATCGGTGCCATAGGATCTGGTATTTCTAATAGTACAAGCTTTTTAATTGGTGCTCGTATTATTTTAGGGGTAGCTGTAGGTGGTGCTTCAGCATTAGTTCCAATGTATATGGGAGAAATTAGTCCTGCTGAAACACGTGGAAAGCTATCAGGATTAAATCAATTAATGATAACAGTGGGAATGCTTATTGCATATGGTGTAAATTACGCATTTGCAAATGCATTTGAAGGATGGCGTTGGATGCTTGGTGGTGCTATGATACCAGCTATGGTGTTACTATTTGGAACATTTGTGTTACCAGAATCACCAAGATTTTTAGTTCGAATTGGAAAAAAAGAATCAGCACTACAAGTGTTGCAAACGTTACGTTCTTCTGAAGAAGCTCAAATTGAATATCAGGAGATTATTAATTCAAAACATTCTGATTCAGGTTCGTTTAAAGACTTATTTGGTAAAACAGCTCTACCTGCTGTAGTTGCAGGGTGTGGTTTAACACTATTACAGCAAATTCAAGGTGCAAATACAATTTTTTATTACTCATCACAAATTTTAGAGAAGGTTTTTGGTTCGGCAATTGGTGGAGTTATTAGTACGGTTGGTATTGGTGTTGTTTTTGTGTTAGCAACTATTATAACTTTAATGATAGTAGATAAATTTAAACGTCGCAGCTTATTTATGTCAGGATCTATTGGAATGGGAGTATGTTTATTATTGGTTGGATTAATTTACCCTTCAGCTGAAGCTAATCATACATGGGCAATGTGGACTGTATTTTTCTTTATATGCTTGTATGTTGTTTTCTATGCATATTCTTGGGCTGCCGTTACATGGATTGTAGTTGGTGAGTTGTTCCCAAGTCATGTTAGAGGCATTGCTACTGGTATTGCATCAACAGTAAACTGGTTTGGTAATATTTTGGTTGCATTATTCTTCCCAATATTACTTCAAACAGTAGGGTTATCTGTAATATTCTTTGGTTTTGCTGCAATTTGTATTATAGGGTTCCTATTTGCAAAATATGTTCTTTATGAAACAAAGGGGAAATCATTAGAAGAAATTGAAATGTATTTATACAATCGTTCTATTGGAAAAGTTTCGTAA